Part of the Carassius auratus strain Wakin linkage group LG28B, ASM336829v1, whole genome shotgun sequence genome, TAGTTACAGATGTATTTACATGCATACAAGTTACATGCATTACATACAAGTCTTTTTAATACAATACAAGTGAaaacatgttcaaaattattcatttgaatgttaagtacatagtagttaagggcacctaatataaagtgtgaccgaaaattatataaaaaatatatatcaatgtattataataccaaatattattttactgatgtaaatcacattttttttaaaaaggacgTATTAATTCCTTAAagttcaaatgtatttgtatagcacttttaacTATGTGTGTTTCAAAGCATCCTCACAGAAACACGCAGAACTTGTAACAGAAGAAATATGTAAACAGTGTCGTTTCCTCCATAAGTTTGTGTTCATATACCACATGTTCGTTCACGATCTCGCCCTCGGCGTGTGTTTGAGTCCTGTTTTTACACAGTCTGTGTGTGCTTGAGTCACAGTCAAACACATTTCCGGGTTCTTCATGACCGCTCCCATTTTGTCTGAGTGTGTGATTTAATTTGTGCTTCGAGCACGCGATTAGGTAACTCCTGTTCCTCCTCCTTCAACTACAACTTTCATGCACCCAAAATGGTGTGTGAGTGTCagccttctcttctcttctcttctcttctcttctcttctcttctcttctcttctcttctcttctcttctcttgtgTTGTAAAGCCCTGCAGCATGATCAGCTGATCCCGCATGTTTCACCCCGAGTCAAAGAAAAAGAGCCTATTTATATTAACCAAGCATCATAACAGACCTAGAGCGACATTATCATTCTTTATGAATTTAATCGTGCATTGATTTTAAACGTGTTTGCATTTACATTCGCTCTAAAACCAAACGCGCCCATGAAATAATCTTATAAAAACAGATTCAGACAGAAGATATGCATGCATTGCTTTGTGCGCCCATAGTTTTCATGATTATTGCtttgaaaaatatacatataaataaaatctagcttatacaaaatatataaccTGTATGTTAACATATCAGTAATTCTGTaacaaaaggaataaataaaagctaaatattacCTGTTTGCATGCTCTGATCGTTGTAATAGATATtgatcaatatttttatattagtatgCAACACGtagattcatattttaatatgcgTGCATTGATTTCTATTTAGGTTAATGCTTTAATAAGTTAGGTAaacttatttaatgtaaataaaaagaaggatgattaaaaaaaagcttACTAAATGTACATGCACTGACCATATCAGATCTACGTCACTATTTTAAGATATGTATAATGCTTTAATTAATATTTAGGTTCATTAACCAACTATATATTTACGTGCAATCAATATATAGAAACACTATATTTAACGCATACGACCCATTTATGCACAGAATGTTACTGCACACGAGGCGGAtatttaaatgcatccattacaAGACCCTTTCTGTCGTGCAATCAGCATGAAACTGGTTTCAGGAGAACATGGTCGCTGTTGCAATACTCCTTTGTTTACATGCAAGTCCTCCTGTTCGGCGGAAGGAGGCTTTTTGGTAATGCAGTACTGTGTGTGATTCCTACCAGCTGTTTCCCGCCTTGAAAGACATCCGAtcagctgcaaacacacacatgcagaaggagggagggaaagagagcgAGCGCgcgccacacacacactcacacactacgAGGGAACCCCATCAGCTGGAAGAGCAGAGTAACCTTACAACTCAACACTCATCTTCCGCGCTCATGCCCCATATCGGCAGGACACGCACAGCTCTGCTTCTTAAATGAGAAAGAGACACGAAAAAGCCGTTTTGTTTTTAAACCGATAAAGTACGAGAAGAATCGAGGAGCCAGAGCTGGAGAGAAGCATGGAGTATTTCATGGTGCCAGCTCAGAAGGTGCCCTCCTTGCAACATTTCAGGAAAACCGAGAAAGAAGTCATAGGGGGCTTGTGCAGGTATGTGAGAGCCCCTTTAATAAATGTGCACACATATGTTTGCGTTTCTTTAATAGCGCGCCAACAGCAGCTGCGCTACTACGAGAGTAACATGCATGCATGATTTCAGTGTTATTGTGTACATGCGCCTATCTAGTGGCTTAAGAGGGACAGAACCCGCGCGAGAGTCGGTTTTCTAAAGTTTAAACATCTCGCGGGGGTCTATGGAAGCCCCCTGGCTTGCCAGGTCAGTGTTACCTATGAAATATCTCCGCGAAATCGATGCATTTTGTGTCTAACAAACACAAACCACGTGGttgcatgcatacacacagacACCACGCTGCTGGGCTCGCGCGTGTATTTAATATAGCAAACCGCGCTTTATTCGTCCCACCAGTGAATTTGTCGTCATATATAGGGGTTTGTGGATTAGAAGTGCGTTTGGGCTCGAGTTCGCGTGTTTTTGGGGCTTAAGTTATTGTGGGCAGTGCGGCCATGCTTGTGGCTCGTGCATTTGGCGTCGTCTGTTTCTCGTTGCTATTAAGTGTTAAAAGTCTCCAGACTGCCATTGCATGCGAGAATTCCCCACATACGAGGCTGAATTGGGCGTTAAGCTCGAGAAATCTCGCCGTGCGTGCGGCGGGAGAGAGATCAAATGATATTTGGACTGCGTCGGTGCTGCCGCATGGACGGAGGAAGCGCATTGTTGTAATGGCGGACCGTATCATCCGCGAACACGATGTTTTTTATTTAGGCCAGGTAGAATGTTGATTATCTCGCTCGATGTTACAGTTTCGGCCCATTGTGAGTGGAATATGGGGTATTTAGAGGTTAGTAAATTTAATAACTGGTGTTATTTTAATAAGGGGGTGTGTATGCTGTTGAAGTAAGGCCCCGTCAATGCGTCTGCGATCCATTCTCAGAAGGGGGCGGGGCCAGTGAGCCGATTAACGCAGGGCGTTCTGGGAATTGTAGTTTATCTCCCAAAGTAAATCGCATACAGATGATGCGTATGGTCTTCGGTATGTTTGTGCTCAATTTGTCTGTGTTATGACAATGTAGAAAGCAAAGGCAGTTGTTCACTCTTTAATAGTTCTAACATACTTATTTAAACTGAGGGATgcagattgttattattatttttaatagcagttaatttatttcatattgtgTAAAAACACCCAGACACATGAGCAGTGTTCAGTAATATTTTATCAATCTTGTCATAAATCATGTCAATTTAGTCAACTTTAATCaaatttgttattataattattaaatatatatatttttaagtattattaaaacattagttgtaaattattattaattttaagtataattaagtaattactattatttttattattaaaatattattttaaattatgcaatttaatttagtttgatttctatttaatataaaacttgtatttcaatttactgttataaatgttttattttaagtggcAGCTTTAATTACACACATGCAAGTCTCTCACCCAAAACTGAGATTTAAACTCCCTTTTGACTAgtttattttcatgcataaaaGAAGTTGGGTCACATTCAGTGCATATGGCTGGAAACGGCTGATCTGACCGTATCTCTCGTTCCACAGTTGGCTCTAGTTGTGATTTTGGCACTGGATCTGTTTGCTGGGTTTCGAGCCGCTTGGACGTAAGGAAGCGAGCAGggaaacctctctctctctcctctcacaATTGTTCCCCATGTTTGTCCTCATGCAGCTGAGGCGCTGCTGATAAGAGAGGCTTTCCAGAGATACCCCGTGAGATGCCCAGACAGGGAGGAAGTTCAATTAGGGTTTGATTTCCTCGGCCAAAGCATGTGTGTGATCGTGCTAGGCAGAGATTTCCAGGGGCTCGAATTTTGAGACAATGGGCTTCAATGAGCACTCAGGAAAGTCAATGTTTTCTGCTTCGCACTCCGATGTTTCTCTCTTTCAAGGTTGCATCCTGTTTTAGTGATGCAAGCAAAACTTACAAAAAGAGTTCATTGAACACTTTCTTTGAATCTCAGTGTTTACATTTCAGACACATTGTCCGAAAACAAAACATCTCAAGTTTAAAATGGGGGAAATGATCATGGTATGGAAGTACCAAGGAATTCTTTTGAAGtacattagttttatttaaataacacagGGTTTCAATATAGTGATCAAATGGCATGGATTTTAATTATATaccattttaacatgtttttgcaaTTTCTTTAAGTGCATGATAATACATCCTCCGTTATGTCCTATGaggttaaatgtaataattatacttttaaaGTATACCAAAGTGTTGTAATGTCTCCTCTACACAGCTTAGCAAACATTCCCCTCACGCCAGAGACGGCGCGGGACCAGGAGCGGCGTATTCGGCGGGAAATCGCCAACAGTAACGAGCGCCGGCGCATGCAGAGCATCAACGCTGGCTTCCAGTCTCTGAAAACACTCATCCCGCATAGTGACGGAGAAAAGCTAAGCAAGGTGAGTCCGAGAGCTCTTGTGAACAACTTGTATCATATGTCAAGATTTCAGTAAATATATGGTCCATATTACAGTCTTTGGTCACTGTATGATAGCTTTTTGTGAGAAACGGTCTGAATTATAATAAGTGGTTATTCATTGATAACCTTTCCATCTGTTTTGTTGCATTGGAAGGATTTTAAACGGATTTGTGAAGGTGTGCAAGTAACAACAATGATCTTTTTCAGGGTGAATAATTCCTTTAATCTAGGTTTTATGTAAGTGTAAATGCTcccacaaaatgttaattatgattttcttTAAGTTTAAAGTCTGCttgattcttatttttttttttatcttaccatACATCAGTTATACTTGCAATTGTCTGTTTCCCcctttattactttatattttcttgtacgttttgcagctatatttactttatttcttaacaataatctgttaattaattaacataCTTGTTTTTAAAGTAGCCTGCTTATGTAATATAGTAAAAACGCACAAAAGAAGTGTTTATATAACCGTGATGTATCGTGATATCGAATCGTTGACATGATAATCGTACTCAAATTAAATCTGCTGAATATTGTTGTGGTCGCTCACTAGTTTCTCAGGTTTCtatgaataaagttcaaaagaacagcagaaAATCTTTAGAAACAGGAATCTTCTGTAaacttaaatgtctttactatcacttttgacgGATTCAATCCATCCGTGTGTAacggctgtagccatttagcctccttgttagtgcgtccgcctcccatgccggagacccgggtttgagccccactcggagcgagtgcgaggagcgtcagagaggacccgggagagaggggttgcattggtgccgtgacccggatgggagtgaggtttaggggggtgagtgtaacggaggccagcaagtagtgctgtgcaggtaaatcTCACTCCCCGATCTAAAGAGAcacactagcgacagacgctagtggttgtagccatttagcctccttgttagtgcatccgcccccaatgccggagacccgggttcgagccccactcggagcgagtgcgaggagcgtcagagaggacccgggagagaggggttgcattggtgccgtgacccggatgggagtgaggtttaggggggtgagtgtaacggaggccagcaagtagtgctgtgcaggtaaatctcactccccgatctcaagagacgcactagcgacagacgctagtggttgtagccatttagcctccttgttagtgcatccgcctcccatgccggagacccgggttcgagccccactcggagcgagtgcgaggagcgtcagagaggacccgggagagaggggttgcACGTGCtgaataaattttttaataaacatcttACTGATCTCAAACTTGCGAATGGTCGTGTACTTCTAGCATCCATCGCTGAAGACatttggcatcactttgaaacTGTGCTCCATCGTGCCAGTACATTCAGATGGATGTAAcgcaatctctttctctctcaggctGCCATCTTACAGCAGACGGCCGAATACATCTTTTCTCTGGAGCAGGAAAAGACGAGGCTGCTGCAACAAAACACCCAACTCAAACGCTACATACAGGTGAAGCCCTTCATAGAAATATAATATCAGAGTTATCAATATAACATATGAAACTGTTATGAGGAGATTCCTGTCGTCTCAAAAACGAGAACATACCTCTACCTCCCATCAGAAAGAGTTCAGCGGCTCGTCCCCGAAGAGGAGGCGCGCAGAGGAGAAGGATGAAGGGATTGGATCTCCAGACATCCTGGAGGAGGAGAAGGTGGAGGACCTTCGGCGAGAGATGATCGAACTCCGACAACAGCTGGATAAAGAGCGCTCCGTTCGCATGATGCTGGAAGAACAGGTATATTAGTGTCCGCTAGAATCAATATTTTATAGACTGATATCATTTTAGCTCTTAAGTGTGTAGATACAAACAATTGGCCTATGTTTGtggataattattgatatttaaatattttgaagagATGTATAAActgatgtatgtgtgtatatatatatatagagagaacaCTATAGGACAACTGCAGATAAATGATAATATCTAATacttttatgtatatgtatgtatatatatgtatatgtgtgtgtgtgtgtgtatgtatgtgtatatatatgtgtgtgtgtgtgtgtatatgtatatatgtgtgtgtgtgtgtgtgtgtgtgtatatatatgtatgtatgtatgtgtaaatatataaaataagatgcAATCTTACAGGCTAAAATTTCAATATTAGTGTATTTGTAAAGGATATGCTGCAGAAAATTGTAGTTGAACTCTTGTTTAAGCTGTCGCTCGCAGTTTTGCTTTCATCGTATTCATCCTGGCCTAGTGCTGAGGAGTCGTCATCTGTGAAATCTGTTATCAAACTTTTCTGTTGCTGCATCCGTTTGCTTGCTAAAATTAGCTCGCTTTAGTCTTTGCATATTTGATGAGAAATCACAGAAGGTGCACAGCTCCCCTGAGAGCTTGAATCGTTTCTGAACATCGCACTGAAGTGCAAATTACACCCCAATCTCTGCTGCTATCCATGAAATGCGCTAGAGAAACTTCCTcaggcaacaacaacaaaaaaaaaggaggCCTGTTAAGAGGAAACCCTCTCTTCTGGATGTGTATTGAGctgtgtttctttgtgtgtttctgtcagaTCCGCTCGTTGGATGCACACTTGTACCCAGAGCAGCTAAAGGTGATCGCTCAGCAGGTCCAGGAGCAGCACGTGCAGACGCAAACCCTGCTTCGTCTTCAACAGCAGCAACAAGAACAGCTGGAAAAAGAGACCAACACACCTGCTCGCAGCCCGCTGGTCAGATAGACGTTTTGATATACTCACAATGAAAGATATACTATTCGTTATTGAGATATTGATCATAGAAGGGGGTGGTTTTATCCAATGTTTTGATCCACTAGAGGGCATTAGAAGAGTTAAGACAATCCAACTTCTATAATGTGACAGATTTCTGAGTGACATAATTTTCAGATAATAGTGTAGGGTGGGACTTCATTTAGCCTATGAATATTTGAGtgtgtattatatttttgtttagtatTTATATAAAGAGAAACTGGTTTAGAAGCAGAGAACATTATtcagttatgacattttgataaaGGACTACAAACAATGCTATTATAAACATTTAAGGTtagtgtgattaaaaaaaaatgtgtgtatgtatatgtatgtgtttgtgagtgatttttattcagcaagtgtacattaaattggtcaaaagggACAGTAAAACCATTTATAATTTTgcgaaatatttcaatttaaaataaaagctgtttttcattttttactttcCATTCATTGAAAAATCGTGGAataaaatgcattgcagtttCGTCAAAAATATGGAgcagaaaaactgtttttaacatttatgatAATTTTAAAGGTTTTGTGAGCAGCAATCAGCATCAGAAATCagaatgtgacactaaagactggagagATCACAGAAATgccattttaaagtatattcttaGAGGAAAACCGATAGTTATTGCAATaaaattttatacaattttataaaataatttttttttttttaagttaattaaatgcagcattgttgagcataagagacttctttcaaaaacacaaaaatcttacagaccccaaacgtTTCACCAgtagtgatacatttttttttcttttgaataatgTGTACttatgaatcatgcacaatacgACCATATGCATtaagtatatactgtacataaattgTCAGTTCTGATTTCTTGTTCAGTTTGTCCATAGAAAAGGTCTCTGTAATTTATGGTTACCCTCTGTCCTGCTGTGTTCCTCAGGTGTTTTCTCCTGCCACGCCGCCTGCGCCCACTCATCACGCCACAGTAATTGTTCCCGCCCCTGCGCCGCCGCCCCCTCCCCATCATGTGACTGTGGTGACCATGGGCCCCACCTCAGTGATAAACACAGCATCCACATCACGACAGAACTTGGACACCATTGTGCAGGTAAAACACTTCCCTGCCCACGTCCCGTCCCAGCTCAAGGAGAAAGTCTTGCATGAGAGAAAGTCCTTAATGGAATGAGATTTAACTAccagatgatgtgtgtgtgtgtgttaaaggggtagttcaccaaaaacaaaaaaaacatgatttactcaccctcaggccattctaGGTGTATGGGATTTTTCTAGTTTTAGACGAATACAGAGGTAATAAAACATGTCCTAGCTCCTCCAAGCTTTATATTGGCAGTGAATGGCTGTTTATAGTCcaatagaagtccaataaagtgcatccatcataaaaagtactccactCCAAAGTGGCTCCGTGTTgttaataaaggcctcctgaagtTAATTGATGTGTTTTTGAAATAGGGTTGTCAATCAATTcaaattttaaatcatattaatctCACTTATTTTCTATGATTTAATCGTGATCAATCGCACATCTTTTATGAAATTAAGCATATACCATGTATCCCAAAAGGGGaaattcaaatgaatgaatgaccatATGAATTTCCCCTTGTGGGACAATAAAGTTTTCCTTGACCTTGACTCTTGTTTCTCTTGTTTGCTAGATCCAGCAAAGTAAACCAAAATATTAAAGGGTGATTCGCAAAAATCAGTATAAATGTATATGTCTTTCCAAAAAAGGACACCTAG contains:
- the LOC113067437 gene encoding transcription factor AP-4-like, giving the protein MEYFMVPAQKVPSLQHFRKTEKEVIGGLCSLANIPLTPETARDQERRIRREIANSNERRRMQSINAGFQSLKTLIPHSDGEKLSKAAILQQTAEYIFSLEQEKTRLLQQNTQLKRYIQEFSGSSPKRRRAEEKDEGIGSPDILEEEKVEDLRREMIELRQQLDKERSVRMMLEEQIRSLDAHLYPEQLKVIAQQVQEQHVQTQTLLRLQQQQQEQLEKETNTPARSPLVFSPATPPAPTHHATVIVPAPAPPPPPHHVTVVTMGPTSVINTASTSRQNLDTIVQAIQHIEGTQDRMVVPEEEKRRAVIVTSGRVLTDTGDSDTASDNEGSEDC